Proteins from a genomic interval of Streptomyces sp. Tu6071:
- a CDS encoding SGNH/GDSL hydrolase family protein, with amino-acid sequence MKQARARGPFRTAVSLLVVLGSAGLLGSPSTAAPPEPPPRPLAHLFDNRGIGAGARGGGADLDGHGRALSAEALRDAGWAPGAGLTVAGAPLRLPAPPPGAPDNVRADGQRVRVTGRGDALAFLVTATGGRAPGRGIVEYADGRRSSYRLEAPEWRTGTLATSALALPRISTPEGPREARAALYVVTVPLRRDAAVRAVTLPRDPVGPASLHVFALGVRPLTSGWTGSWSAATAARMRVGPWQDPTLRLVVRPSVGGERVRLRFDNTFAASPVRLGRVSVAVREKGAGARGKPVPLRFGGHAGVTLAAGAQGRSDPLPFRVEAGKDLLVSVSLPGRVSSLPVRTAAKQPGYVADAAGDRTGSSAGAGFTEELDHWPLLTGLDVAGGPGSVVALGDSTTTGAKTRTGADERWTDALAARLRAQDTVPRYGVLNQALTANRLLKDRYPGAGADEDTSGVRLAHRLDRDLFAQTSARTALVYLGLNDLRWGSSAAEVRTALGEVARQARARGVRVLAATLTPCGGGSRCTPGVDARRRAVNAWLRAGGGGFDAVVDFDRVVRDPGRPGRLLPAYDSGDHLHPSTEALARMADAVDLDALRPR; translated from the coding sequence GTGAAACAAGCCCGCGCCCGCGGCCCCTTCCGCACCGCCGTGTCCCTGCTCGTGGTCCTCGGCTCCGCGGGCCTCCTCGGCTCCCCCTCCACCGCCGCCCCGCCCGAGCCCCCGCCGCGGCCCCTGGCGCACCTCTTCGACAACCGCGGGATCGGGGCGGGCGCGCGGGGCGGCGGGGCCGATCTCGACGGGCACGGCCGCGCCCTGTCCGCCGAGGCCCTGCGCGACGCCGGCTGGGCGCCCGGCGCCGGGCTGACCGTGGCCGGCGCACCGCTGCGGCTGCCCGCGCCCCCGCCCGGCGCCCCCGACAACGTCCGCGCCGACGGGCAGCGGGTGCGCGTGACGGGACGCGGCGACGCCCTCGCCTTCCTCGTCACGGCGACCGGCGGCCGGGCTCCCGGGCGCGGGATCGTCGAGTACGCGGACGGCCGCCGCTCCTCGTACCGACTCGAAGCGCCCGAGTGGCGCACGGGCACCCTCGCCACGAGCGCCCTCGCGCTCCCCCGGATCAGCACCCCCGAGGGCCCCCGGGAGGCACGCGCCGCGCTGTACGTCGTGACCGTGCCGCTGCGCCGTGACGCGGCGGTACGGGCCGTGACGCTGCCGCGCGATCCGGTCGGGCCCGCGAGCCTGCACGTCTTCGCGCTCGGGGTGCGTCCGCTGACGAGCGGGTGGACCGGCTCCTGGTCGGCGGCCACGGCGGCGCGGATGCGGGTCGGTCCCTGGCAGGACCCGACCCTGCGCCTCGTCGTGCGCCCCTCGGTGGGCGGGGAACGGGTGCGGCTGCGCTTCGACAACACCTTCGCCGCCTCCCCGGTCCGGCTCGGGCGGGTCTCCGTCGCGGTACGGGAGAAGGGGGCGGGCGCGCGGGGGAAGCCGGTGCCGCTGCGCTTCGGCGGCCACGCGGGCGTGACGCTCGCGGCGGGGGCGCAGGGCCGCAGCGACCCGCTGCCCTTCCGTGTCGAGGCCGGGAAGGATCTGCTGGTGAGTGTGTCGCTGCCGGGGCGCGTCTCCTCGTTGCCCGTGCGGACGGCGGCGAAGCAGCCGGGGTACGTCGCCGACGCGGCCGGGGACCGTACCGGGAGCAGCGCGGGCGCGGGCTTCACCGAGGAGCTGGACCACTGGCCGCTGCTCACCGGGCTCGACGTCGCGGGCGGGCCCGGCAGCGTCGTCGCGCTCGGCGACTCCACGACGACCGGCGCGAAGACGCGGACCGGGGCCGACGAGCGGTGGACCGACGCGCTCGCCGCGCGGTTGCGCGCCCAGGACACGGTCCCGCGCTACGGCGTGCTCAATCAGGCCCTCACCGCGAACCGCCTGCTGAAGGACCGCTACCCGGGCGCGGGCGCGGACGAGGACACGAGCGGCGTGCGGCTCGCCCACCGCCTCGACCGCGACCTCTTCGCGCAGACCTCCGCGCGCACCGCGCTCGTCTACCTGGGTCTCAACGACCTGCGCTGGGGCTCGTCGGCCGCCGAGGTGCGGACCGCGCTCGGCGAGGTCGCGCGGCAGGCGCGGGCGCGGGGCGTACGGGTGCTCGCCGCGACGCTCACGCCGTGCGGGGGCGGCAGCCGGTGCACGCCCGGGGTGGACGCGCGGCGGCGGGCCGTCAACGCGTGGCTGCGCGCCGGGGGCGGTGGCTTCGACGCGGTCGTCGACTTCGACCGCGTCGTACGGGATCCCGGGCGGCCCGGGCGGCTGCTGCCCGCGTACGACAGCGGGGACCACCTGCACCCGTCCACCGAGGCGCTCGCGCGCATGGCGGACGCGGTGGACCTCGACGCGCTGCGACCGCGCTGA